The genomic window CATGCCTCGGTGGATCCGCCTCGCTGCAGCCAGCGTTGGGAAGAGGGGCTCGCTTAGCCGTCACGGCCAAGTATCGACCGACGTGTGGTCTCGTCGGCAGGGTAGAAACATTCCAAAGTGAGTTCGGCAAGCGTCACGTCGGTCGCTGTTCCGAACACGGTCGTCGTCGAAATGAACGACAGGCGGCGTTTGGTGACCGGATCGCAGAGTGTCAGTGGCACAGCGATCGGGGGCGTGGGCGAGGGCGGGCACCGGCCTGCGGAGATCGGAAAGGCGCGAAGTTCGTCGTGCAGGGCGAACAGGACAGGATCAGCGGTGCGATCCGCAGTGTCGCGCAAGCGCGCGAGCAGATGATGGCGCCATTCGGCCAGGTTGATGATCGCTGGCGCGAGTCCTTTTGGATGCAGGCTGGCCCGCAGGACGTTGATCGGAGGGGTGAGCAACCCGGGATCGATGCCGTCCAGGAGCGCGCTCGCCGCATCGTTCGCCAGGACCAAATTCCAATGGCGGTCGACCGCCAGCGCCGGAAACGGCGAATGACCGTGCAGCACGGCCTCCACGGCCGTTAGGGCTGCTGCCATATCGGGCGCATCGATCGCGCGTTCGTCGTGGATCGGCGCGAACCCTGCGGCAAGTAAGAGGCGGTTGCGCTCGCGCAGCGGCAGCGCCAGCGGGTCGGCCAAGCGCATCAGCAGTTCGCGGCTCGGCGCCGCACGACCGCTTTCGACGAAGCTGAGGTGGCGCGTCGACACGTTCGCCTCGCCGGCGAGATCGAACTGGCTCAGTCGGCGCCGTCCTCGCCAGTCGCGCAGAAGGTGGCCAACTGTGTCCGATCTCGTGACCATATCCTCCTTCTAGCGCTGTAAGTCGCCGCCGCGCCATTACCTGCGAGGTAATCGCATGCCACGTCCGCTGCCGTCATCCTTGATGCCAACATCCAAGGAGACGAACGATGACCGATCCGACAACGCTGGCCCGCGATTATCTCGCCTTGTGGAACGACGACGACGCCACCTCACGCCGTCGCCGCCTGGCCGACGGCTGGGATCCAGATGCGCGCTACGCTGACCCCATGATGGCAGGCGAAGGTTATGATGGCATCGCGGCAATGATAGAGAAGGCACGCGAGGGTTTTCCTGGCCACGCGTTCACGCTTCGCGGCTTGCCGGACGGGCACGGCAGCTTTGTGCGCTTTTCTTGGACGCTTACGCCCGCGGGCGGCGCGCCGGTCGCGCATGGCACCGATGTCGTGCGGATCGAAGACGGCGGCCGCATCGCGGAAGTCATCGGTTTTCTCGACGGGGACGTCGCGTGAGCCCTGCCTTCGTCCCGCGTGGAGACGGCCATGCGCTCTACGTCCGCGACTGGGGCGAGGGGCCTCCCGTCGTGCTGATGGCGGGTTGGGCGATGGACGGGCGCATCTGGGGTGAGACAATGCTTCATCTCAGCGCCGTCGGACTGCGTCCGATCGCCTATGATCGTAACGGCCACGGGCGATCGACTGACCGCCCCGGCTACGACTACGACGCGCTCGCCGACGATCTTGCTGCAGTGCTGGACGCGCTCGACCTCACCGGCGCAACGCTGGTCGCGCATTCGGGCGCGGGAGGCGAGGCGATCCGCTATCTGACTCGGCGCGGGCGGGCGCGGGTCAGTCGATTAATCCTGGTCGGTGCGACCGGCCCTCGCGTCATCGGCGAAGCCGGGGTCACGGCCGAGATAGTGGACCTGCTCTGCGCGCAACTGACCACTGACCTGTCCGGGTGGATCGGCGCCAACATCGATCCCTTCGCCCCCGGTGCCCCGCCGCGCGTGAAGGACTGGATGTCAGGGATGGTCCTGGACTGTTCGCGCAGGGCGATCGTGGCGTTCCAACGCACGATCGCCGAGACGGATCTGACGGCGGACGCCGCGGCGCTCGACCTGCCCGTTACGATCATCCACGGCGACCGCGACGCTTCGGCGCCGCTCGACGTCAGCGGTCGTCGATATGCCGCGACAATTCCGGACGCCGAACTCGTCGTATACGAGGGCATCGCGCACGGCGTGATGGTGACCGACGCTCGCCGGCTGGCCGCCGACATTGCGCGACGGGTGCTCGGATGAGCGCGATCGAGCCCGCACAGGCGATTATCGCGGGGCGACTGCTCGGCTCGCCGGTCGCGCGCGCGATCGGGCTTGGCCTCGAAAGCGTGGAGACGGGCCTCGTACGCCTGCGTCTCCCCTTCGCTGAGACAAATGTCACCACCGGATCGATGGTCCATGGCGGGGTCATCGCGACGCTCGCGGACGTGGCGGCGGTAGCGGCCGCGGTCTCGTCTGCGCGAGAGCCTCCCGAAGGCGGGGCAACGAGCAGCCTCACGATCAGCTACCTCGCCCCCGCAAACGGCTGCGCGCTCGTCGCCACCGCACGCACCCTGCGCAGCGGCACCCGACAGCATGTCGTGCGGGTCGAGATCGCGTGCGATGCGCAGCGTCCGATCGCCGAAGCGCTGGTGACGGTCGTATTGGCCTGACCTGGCAAGGAGACCATCGATGCCCGAAACCTACGTCATCACCTTTCACGTGAAAGTGGATCAGGTCGCCCGCTTTCACGCATTGCTCGGCCCTGTACTAGACGCGATGCGCGACGAGGCGACGTTTGTCCACGCGGCTCTGCACGTCGATCCCGACCGGTCAGACGTGTTCCAGCTTCATGAGACCTGGATCGATCGCAGCGACGTGCTGAATGTTCAATTGCAGAGGCCCTATAGGCGCGAATGGCACGCAGCGTTGGACGACGTTCTTGCCGCGCCCCGCGAGATTGCCATTTGGCGCCTGCTGCGGTCCGACGCTCGACCACAGGCTTAGGTTTGCGCATTCCCAGGGCTTCTTTGATTCAGACGCTTGCCATCGTTCCGGATGATCGCCGAGCGGGCGCGATGTCTGCACTATAGCCTTTTAACGCCGCGGGCACTCCATACGGCCGCCACTTGCTTAGCGGGGTTCGGTGATCCTCCCTCGGTTTGGTGGACACCCATGCTAGCTTTTCGGAGCTGGAGAGGAGTGTCTGATGAGTGTTCAACGCCGGAACTTTCCGGATTCTTTCAAGCGCGAGGCCGTTGACCGCGTCGCCAACGGCGGCCTGAGCGTCGGGGCGGTGGCCCGCGAGCTTGGGCTGCACGAGACGGTGCTTCGTCGATGGATGACGCAGTTCGGGGTGCAGGCGACGGGGGCGTCGCGGCGCCCCACAACGCAGGCGTCGTCCCCGTCGCCGTCGGATCTGGCGGCGGAGGTGGCCCGGTTGCGGCGAGAGAACGGTCAGCTGCGGATGGAGCGGGACATCCTAAAAAAAGCCGCGCTCATCTTCGGAGCGGCCTCCCGATGAAGTTCGGGTTCGTCGATGAGCATCGTCAGGTCTGGCCGGTTCGCGTGATGTGCGCGGTCCTGGGCTTGTCGGCCAGCGGTTACTACGCCTGGCGCGGTCGCCCCGAGAGCCAGCGGTCTGTCGCCAATCGCGAGCTGACCGAGGATATCCGGCTGATCCATGCGGAGAGCAGCGGCTGTTACGGCTCGCCGCGCGTTCACGCCACCCTGCGGCGGCATGGGCGTCGGGTCGGTCGATCCCGCGTGGAGCGGCTGATGCGCCGCGCCGGCCTGCGGGGCTTGGCGGCCTTGCCGCGTCGCGCCCGGACGACGAACAGCCGCCACGGTTATCCCATCGCGCCCAACAGGCTGGCCCGGAACTTCGAGGCGGCGGCGCCCAACCAGGTCTGGCTCGCCGACCTCACCTACATCCCGACCGGCGAAGGCTGGCTCTATCTCGCCGCCATCCTCGACCTGCACACCCGCAAGATCGTGGGCTGGTCCATGCGCCAGACCCTGCACACCGAGATCGCCCTCGACGCCCTCAACATGGCCGTCGAACGTCAGCGCCCCGCGCCCGGCCTGATCCATCATTCGGACCGGGGCATCCAATACGCAGCCGAAGCCTATCGATCAGCCCTGGCCCGATCCGGCATCACCCCGTCGATGAGCCGAAAGGGCGACTGCTGGGACAATGCCCCGATGGAGAGCTTCTTCCACACCCTCAAGACCGAACGCGTTCATCACCGCGTCTACGCCACCCGAGACCAGGCGCGGCGAGACCTGTTCGGATACATCGAGGGCTTCTACAATCCCCATCGCCTGCACTCAGCACTGGGCTATATCAGCCCCGCTGAGGCCGAGCGCAAAGCGGCTTAACCCCGTCCACTTTTACGGGGGAAGATCATCGGAGCCATCACCATATGCTCGACATCCTTGATGCCGTCCTACGTTGGCAACAGCCGCTCAACCGAACATCTGATCCAGATGGCGCTGCATTAAGCTCAAAGCCGATTCGGCTGTTCGTTGGCCGACCAGCACGCTTGTTCCAAGGCCGTGATTTATTGCGAGCAGGCGGGCGGCCTCGAAGGCGTTGTCTAGCTCGTGCGGCAGCTCGCCGTTCGCCTGTCCCTGCTTCAGCAAGTTTGCGAGCTGCAGCTCCAGGCGATTTGGACCCTCGACGAACGGCTGTTCGGCCAGTTCGGGCTCGGTCATCGCCAGCACCGCATATGAGGTCCACACGAGGTGGAATGTCTTACGACGCTCATCCATCGGCAGTGCTTCAGTAAGCAAGGCGTCCAGGATCGAACGCACAGACTGTGGTGATTTTGATTCAGCAAGTCGGGCCGACCATCGGGCGTTGCTTTGTTCTTCGAGACGCTGGAGCGCCGCATGCATCAGTTGGGCCTTGGTCTCGAAATAGTATTGCACGAGCCGCAGCGACACACCCGCCTCAGCAGCCACCGACCGCATCGTGACAGCGTGAAGGCCGCGGCACCCTGCGACACGTACGAGCCCGTCGGCGATCACCGCGCGACGTTCAATATGATCGACAATCTTCGGCATCGGCTTCCCCGCCCCGCTTTATTGGCCATTGTGATACACATGTATCATAATGGCGTTTGGGGACGCCAGGAAACGAATGCTGATCCCATGGTGGGAGGCACGGCATCTAACATCGAGGTTCTATGACCATGAAAGACGCAGAGCCCCCCGGCGAACCACTGCCGGATATTCCGGCACGGATATGGGGCATCGCCGCTGTGACCGGCGCAGGCGCATTCATGGCGATGCTTGACTCGACCGTCGCCAATCTTGCGATCGAACCCATCCGCGCCGCCTTCGGATCGACCCTCCCGCTCATGCAATGGATCGCCACGGCGTACCTTATCGCCCTAGCCGTCTCGTTGCCCGCCGCCAGTTGGCTTGGAAACCGACTGGGATATGGGCGCGTCTGGACCGGCTCGCTGATGATATTCACCGTCGCTTCCGCGCTTTGCGCTCTTGCGCCGGAGCCATGGACGCTCATCGGCGCGCGCTTCGTACAGGGACTCGCAGCCGGATTGATGATCCCAATGGGACAAGCGGTGATCGGCGCGGTTGCGGGACCCAAACAGCTTGGCAGACTTATGGGAGCCCTTGGTTTGGTGATCAGTCTTGGACCCGCGGTGGGCCCGGCGTTCGGCGGAGTTGTGCTGGACGTGAGTTCCTGGCGATGGCTGTTCTGGATCAACGTCCCCATCGGGCTTGCCGCGCTTGTTGCCGCACGGGGTCTGGTGCCCAGCGGTGTCAAGGATCATGAACGTCCATTGGATCGACTTGGGCTTTTGCTGCTTGGCCTGGGGTTGCCGCTGTTGCTTTACGGGACCGCGGAAGTCGGTTCTGAGGAAGCCACACCTACGACGATCGTCGCGCTCGTTGCAGGTGGCGTTATGGTATCTTGGTTCGTCTTCGCGGCGAGAACTACGAAATACCCACTCATCGACCTGAGCCTGTTTCGTCGCGGCACCTTTGCGGCCGCGACGGCAACCGCCGGACTCACCGGTGCGAATATGTACGGTGGCCTTCTATTGCTGCCTCTGTATCTGCTGCTTATCGTCGGCATGGACGCCTCACAGGCCGGCGTGATGCTCCTTGCCATGGGGTTGGGCAGCGCAGCAGCGCTCTACACCGGCGGCAAGATGACCGATCGGTTTGGTGCCGGGCCTGTCGCGATCACGGGATCGATTTTGTTGGTGCTGACCACGATCCCCTTCCTCCTTCCAGGGGTTCTTTCTACGATTGCACTGGCGGCTGTTTTCGTCGCGCGCGGCGTGGGCATAGCCCTCGCGCAAATGCCTGCAATGACCGCAGCCTATGCCTCAGTCACGACGGAGGAGGTCGGGGACGCATCGACGCTGGTCAATATCGCCCAACGAATAGGTGGCGCTATAGGCGCGATCGTGGTCGTCGTGGTGCTGGCGCAGGCTGGTGGCGGGAGCGACCGCGCCAGTCACGCATGGGCATTCACGGTCCTAGCCGTCGTTTCAATTGCCACCGTCGTTTCGGCGGTCACCCTCCAACATCTCGACCGGCGAAGCAGTCAAAAGGCTGTCGCAAGCTGAGGCGGCGGCTTCTTCATATGGGCCGCGCTTACTTTGCATTAATGGCGTTATCGAGGGGGCTTAGCCATCGCGCAGAACATCGCACCATGGCGTAGAATCCGCGGGGCTGGCGGAGCGTCCGGGATTCGAACGGAGCGGTTTAGACAGCAATGCCGCTTCCCCCTAGCCAGCCTCAAGCTTCGGTTGGCGTCATCCAGTCTAAGCCCACAAGTTTGAAGCGCCGCCGGGCGGTCGCCGTGGCGTGAAGCCCGGCTTCACAGGGCATTCAGCCAAAGGCAGGTTTTTCAGATCGCATGAGCGTCTAGGTCAGCCACGTACAGGAGGCGGACATGACGAACGAAGAGGCTCGAAAGGATCGCAGGCGGCTTTTGGGCGGCCTTGCGGTCGGAACGGTCGCCGGCCTGGTCGGAGCCGCAGCGGGGGCGGCTGTCGCCCATGACGCAAACGCAGTGCCGCCACCTCGGATCGAGGGACCGAAGCGGTTCAAGGGCAAGGTCGTGCTGATCACGGGTGGCACGTCCGGGATAGGGCGGGCCTCGGTGATCGCCTTCGCGGACGAAGGCGCCAAGGTCGTCTTCTGCGGCCGCAGACGTCCGCTGGGAGCAGAGGTCGAGGCGCTTGTGCGGTCACGCGGCGGGGACGCCGCCTACGTCTGGGCGGACGTCCGACAAGACGCTTCTATCAAGGCCCTGGTCGCGGAGGTGAAGCGCCGTCACGGTCGATTGGACGTGGCGTTCAACAACGCCGGCGTCTCCGTCGGGCGACCGCTGCATGAGACCTCTGTGGCGGACTATGAGAACGTGATGGACACCAATGTGCGCGGCGTCTTCCTCTGCCTGCGCGAACAGATACCGTTGATGCTCGACCAGGGCTCGGGCGTGATCCTGATCACCTCTTCGGTCCAGAGCGTGGCGACGCGCCCCGGCAGCGCAGCCTACTCGGCCAGCAAGAGGGGGCTTTTGGGACTGATGCAGGTGGCGGCGCTGGAATATGGCGCGCGAGGTATCCGGGTGAACGCCCTGTGTCCCGAAACCGTCGATACGCCGATGGTGCGCGATCTTGGCGGAGCTGCCGATCTGCCGGATCCGGCATGGGCGATCGCCGCAAAGGCTTGGGGTCGTCAGAACGTCCCGGGCCTGGAGCGAATGGCGACGGCCGACGAGATGGCGCGAGCCGCACTGTGGCTGTCGTCCGACGAAATGTCCTATCTCAACGGCTCGGCTGTGCTGGTGGACGGCGGGATGACCTCGGCGCTGTAGTCAGATCCTTGTGAGCTGACTGGAGCGGAGGTGCTTTTGGGGGAGCCCGAAGTGGTGATCGGATGTCACGGTGCGAGGAGAGGCGAAAATGCCATTCCGAAAGGTCGCGATGACTCACTGGCTCAAAGCACTCGGGCTATGACACAGGAGGCCGAATTTCAGCATTTGCCGCCATGCTCAGGATGTTTCTGACTTCGGTTTGCATCGCTTCGTGGCTGAAATCTTTCAATGCAGCCACGGCGGCGGTCCGGACCGCCACGTCCCTGAAGAGATCCAGGGTGGCGAGAAGCGCTTCACGACTGTCAGAAAGATCAAATGACGCCCAGCACGCGTCAAGTCGCTCCTGGACGTCGATGTCCATCCAGCCTCGCATGCGGGTCCCCAGATACCTCACGTCGATTTTGTCGCCGTAACGGGCGACGTGATCCCACTCTATGAGCCGTAGCAACTCGGTCTTGAGGTCATTGTCCCGAACCTTGACGGTCCACGGTTCATCTCTGACGATGGCTTTTGCGATCATGAAGGCTGATGCATAGCCCCAGTTCAAACATTCGTCGAAAGCATCTTGATCGACCGGCACATGAGATGGCGCATCAGTTCGGAAGTCCGCAGCGTCACCATCCTTGTCGAGCAAAACCTCATACGGTCGATCGTAGACGCCGCGTTCGCCGCGCGTATCGACCAAGGTAAAATCAAGCTTGCCGCCAACGTAGTACACGAGGCGCGTTGGCTGGTTGTCGCCGTTTTCCAGCCGCTCGACGGCGAGTACGTCACCCAGCCGACTCCACCAGGAATCATCCCGTTCAAGCGTTTCGATATCGCGTACATGAATTTCCAGATCGCGATCGGAAAGCGGATGGGCAGTCGCGGATGCGGCCGAACCCGTGAGCACAACACAGCGCACTGTCTCCGTTCGGTCCGCCCACGCCAGTAATGATTTGAGCGCACTGTCATAGTCCACGAACGTTTCTCCGATGCCAGTTTCATCTATCGAAGGACACACCATCATCCTCGACGGCTGGCAGGTTCAAGCGGCACTTTTGTGACCTGATCGGCATCGGGATCCGGCTCAGGATGAGGCCACCGCATCGGTAAGCTTGAACCGGTTTCGAGCAAAGCCGGCGAAGGCCTTGAGGGTCGGTGATCCTTGACGATGACGAGGATAGTAGAGATGGACCCCGTCGCTCGAGGGCATTGAATCTTCCAGTAGAGAGATGAGCTCCCCTCTGCCGATCGCGGCCGCGACGAGCGGTGCCGCGCTATAGGCCAGCCCGAGACCTGCCCGTGCGGCGGCCAGATTGGCCTCGGTCATATCGACGACCATGCCGCCGGAGACAGACACTGACAGAGGGCGGTCCCCCTGCACGAACTCCCAACGATAAATCTCGCCTGACGACGCGGAGCGCACCCGGATGCAACGGTGGTCTGCGAGGTCCCTGGGGTGGACGGGCGTCCCATGACGAGCAAGGTAGGCTGGCGACGCCACCACGGCGAACGGGAAAGGCGGCGAAAGCCGAACGGCGACCATGTCGAGCGCGACGAGTTCGCCCAGGCGGAACCCGCCGTCGAAACCGTCGCGAACGACATCGACCATCCGGTCGTTGGCGCTTAACTCGATCTCGACGTCAGGGTGTTCGGCGCAGAACGGACCTACGACGGCGTCGATCAACAACGGCGCGAGAACCGAGGGCGTGGTGAAGGCGAGGCGTTGAGCGGCTCCGGCATTCACCTGAACAGCCGCAAAAGCTTCGGAAAGACCCTTCAGCACGGGTTCGACCTCACTCAGAAACGAGCGTCCGGCTGTCGTCAGGGCCGTGCTTCGCGTCGTACGGGTCAGGAGGGCGACCTTGAGGTCCGCTTCGAGTTCCCGCACGGCCTGGCTGACAGCTGATACGGAGAGGCCAAGACGATCCGCAGCCGTACGAAAACTGCCCGTTGTGGCGACGGCGACGAACGCCTTGGCTCCCTTGAGTTGCCGGGGCCCGATGGTCAGATTTGACGTCATGGGTATGTGCTCACGCGACAGGACAGGCGCCGCCGATCTCCGTCATAACGAACGCAGCGTGTTGGGGCTATTCCAGCGCCTTGGAGCCAGACCACATGCCGTGCGGCATGCCTCGCACGCTGGACGGCAGACTGCGCGGAGCGGGGGCTTGGCCTCTTTGAGGGCGGCAAGCACCCGATCGATCAGAGAGGTCCGACGGGCCGGGAGCGAGCTCAATCGGGAGCAAATGCCGGCGCCTTGGCAAAGAGGGTGATCAGGTGGTCCGCCACCGCGCGGACGGCGGGCGACTTGCGGATATCGGCATGGGTCACCAGCCAGATCGTGCGGACCGGCGGGGTGGCGTCCGGATCGACCGGGACGAGCTCCGGATCCGGGGCGGCCATGAACCGGGGCAGCATGGCGACGCCCAGGCCAGAGCGGGCCGCGGCAATCTGGCTGTTGACGTCGCTGGAGCGCATCACGACCGCTCGATCGCCCGCGTAGCGCTCGAACCAGTGATGGTGCGGAACATGAGCCAGGGCGGCGTCGTAGCCGATGAAGGTCCAGTCGGTCGGCGGCATGGCGGCCATCAGTGGCGCCGCATAAAGACCCAGATGCACCGCGCCGATCGCCCGGGCGATATGGGACAGATGGTCGGGGCGAACCAGACGCACGGCGATGTCCGCCTGACGCTGTTCCAGCGAAACCAGGCCGACGTCGCCGGACAGGGACACCGCCAGACCGGGGTAGCGTTCCCGCAACGACCCCAGGCTCCCGGCAATGAAATGCGACGCGAGTACCGGCGGTGCGCTGATGGTCACCGTCCCGCTCAGGGAGGTCGAGGCGTCGCGGGCGCGGCGTTGCAATCGCTCTGCCGCGTCGGCCATGCTTCGTGCCAGTTCGGCAAACTCCGCGCCGACGTCGGTCAACGGCGTGCCTTTCGGCAATCGATCGACCAGCCGGACGCCCAGTTCTGCCTCCAGACTGGCCAGACGTCGACCGACCGTCGCGTGATCGACACCCAGTCGGCGCGACGCGGCTGTCAGCGAGCCTGTATCGGCCACAGCGACGAAAATCCTCAGATCATCCCAGTTCAACATCGGTGCAAGATTGCACATCTGAGGTGCGGTGATGAGCAGTTTGTCTGGGGCCCGGTCTGACCGATCTAGGAAGATCAATCATAAGGACCTCCCCCATGCGCCTCGCCGCCAGCCTGTTCGCCATCACCGCAATCCTGGCCGGAACGGCGCATGCCGAACCCGCGGATCCTCTCCAGCTCTACACCCTCGACTGCGGCACATTGGAGCTTCAGGACATGGCTATGTTCTCCGACACCGGGGAACATGCCGGTGAACCCGGCGTCATGGCCGTGCCCTGCTATCTGATCCGGCACGGCGACGACTGGTTGTTGTGGGATACGGGTCTGGGCGACGATCTGGCGGCTCTTCCAGAGGGCAAGGATCAGCTAGGCGGTCGTTGGACGGTGCGCCGCACCCTGACGTCCCAACTCGCCGACCTCGGCCTGGTGCCGCGAGACATCGACTACGTCGCCCTGTCGCATCTGCATGCCGATCACAGCGGCAATATCGGCCTGTTCCCCGCCTCGACCTGGCTGCTGCCCGCCGAAGAACTGCGCTGGGGTGCGGCGGCGCCCGCGCCGCTCGGCGTCGATGCGGCCCTGGTGGCGCAAATCCCCAAGGACAAGCTGCGGTTTCTGGACGGCGATCATGACGTCTTCGGAGATGGCCAGGTCATGATTCTGCGTGCGCCGGGCCACACGCCCGGCCATCGCATCCTGCTCGTCAAGCTTCCAAAATCCGGGCCGGTCCTCCTGTCCGGAGACCTCTTCCATACGCGCGAGAACTACGAGCAGTCCCGGGTGCCGACGGTGAACGTCGATCGCGCCGATACCCTGGCCTCGATCGATCGTTTCGCCGGCCTGGCCGCCTTCCTCCACGCGCGGGTGGTGGTTCAGCACGCGCCTGAGGACTTCGCCGCCATGCCGGTCTTTCCGGCCTTTCTGGATTGAAGCGGCTGAGGACGTCGCTGCCCAGTTGTGGGGGCGGCTCAGACAAACACACAACACCTGGAAGGATAGACGATGGCTGAAACCATGAAGCGCTGGGAGATGTCGGCGATCGGACGGGAGCATCTGGCCCTGACCGAGGTCGCTATCCCCAAGGCGCGTGCGGGCGAGGTGCTGGTGCGCGTCCATGCCGTCTCGCTCAACTATCGCGACAAGCTGGTGATCGAGACGGGAATGGGGTTGCCTCTCGCCTTTCCCTTCACACCGGGGTCCGATCTGGCCGGTGAAGTGGTCGGGATGGGCGAGGGCGCCGATCGGTTCGCGGTCGGCGATCGGGTCATTTCCACTTTCACCCCCGGATGGTTGGACGGCCGGCCCGCCGGCGATGCGCGCCATCCGCCGTACAAGACCCTGGGCGGGGCCTGGCCGGGCGTGCTGTCGCAATATGTCGCCTTCCCTCAGGACTGGTTCGTCCGATCGCCCGAAACCCTCGACTTTGTCCAATCGAGCACCCTGCCATGCGCCGGCCTGACGGCCTGGTTCGCCCTGGTCGAGCGCGGTGATCTCCAGTCCGGACAGACGGTGGCGTTGCAAGGAACCGGGGGCGTGTCTCTTTTGGCGTTACAGATCGCCAGGTCCCGTGGAGCCCGGGTCGTCATCTCGTCCGGCGACGATGAGAAACTCGCCCGCGCCGTCGCCCTGGGCGCCGATCTCGGCGTCAATCGTCACGATGAAGACTGGGTGGAGGCTGTCCGCACCTTCACCGACGATGCCGGGGCGGATCACATCCTCGAACTGGTGGGCGGCGCTCATCTGAACCGCTCGCTGGAGGCCGTTGCCGTCCAGGGGCGGATATCCCTGATCGGCGTCCTCGACGGCTTCGACTTCTCCGGCTCGTCCGGACTGCTGATCACCAAGTCTCCCGTGATCCAGGGGATCAACGTCGGCCATCGCCGCGCCCTGGAGGATTTCGTGGCCGAGATCGACCGGATCCAGCTGAAGCCGGCCGTCGATACGGTCTACCCGCTCGCTGAACTCCCTGCAGCGCTCGACCATCTCGATCGTGGTGCCTTCGGCAAGATCGTGATCACCCTGGTTTGATGGGACCGATCTTGGGCGACGCCGACGTCTGAGGACGGATCAGCGTGGTCAGCGTCATGCTAGTCTCTCGACCGCGATCGTGGATGGCCATAGGGAGTCTCGGTGTCCAGCAGTCGGTCAGACCGTCGCGCCGTCCGGAGCGGTGAAACGATCGTCAAGAACATCGCCCGTGTTCCGAACGGCCGCGGGTTCAAAGATCAGGATCTCGGCCTCCTCGTCGGCGGCTGTCCGGTGCTCGACACCATGGGGCACGACCACAAACTCGCCGGGTCCCATCTCGACGATGCGATCGCGAAACTCGATGCGAAAGCGGCCCTTCCAGACGAGAAACATCTCGTCCTCATGCTCATGCCGATGCCATGGGAACGTCCCGGAGACCTTGACCAGCTTGACCTCCTGACCGTTGAGCTCCGCAACCACCTTTGGCCGCCAATGCTCCTGGAACAGGGCGAACTTCTCTTCGATCACAACCTTCTGCATGGTCAACTCCTGTAGGTTATGGCGGGCGTGGGGCGGTTCGTAGGGCTTCGGGATCCGGGTACGACCGACGGCGTGGCGGCTGGGTATCGGTTCAGCGCTTGTGCTGCCTGGATGCAGGTGGGGACCGGCGATCGTATGGCAAGACCGGCCTGCCCGGGATGCTCGATCGGGAACCGGGCATAGGCGCACGTTGTAACACGCGCGCCCTCAGGTCGCTGTCGGCGCAGGACGGCATGATGGAATGTTCTATGTCTGGGAGCCTGTCAGCTGCTCCACCAGGAAGTCGATAAAGACCCGTACGCGAGCGGGTGTGTTGCTCCCTCCGACGAAGACCGCGTGTATCGCCTCGCGGTCGCCGGGATTGAAGGCTTCCAGCAAGGGGACAAGCCGTCCCTCGCGGATATCGTCCTCGGCGCTGAAGGCCCCGACACGGGTGATCCCCACCCCGTCACGCGCCAACTGGGTCAGGGTCTCGCCGTTGTTGGCCTCAGCCGGCCCCTTGACCGTGAGGGCGAAATCGACACCGTCGCGGCGGAACGGCCAGACCGGTTCGGCGCGGCGGAAGCTGAAGTTCAGACAGTCGTGGTCG from Brevundimonas fontaquae includes these protein-coding regions:
- a CDS encoding zinc-dependent alcohol dehydrogenase family protein gives rise to the protein MAETMKRWEMSAIGREHLALTEVAIPKARAGEVLVRVHAVSLNYRDKLVIETGMGLPLAFPFTPGSDLAGEVVGMGEGADRFAVGDRVISTFTPGWLDGRPAGDARHPPYKTLGGAWPGVLSQYVAFPQDWFVRSPETLDFVQSSTLPCAGLTAWFALVERGDLQSGQTVALQGTGGVSLLALQIARSRGARVVISSGDDEKLARAVALGADLGVNRHDEDWVEAVRTFTDDAGADHILELVGGAHLNRSLEAVAVQGRISLIGVLDGFDFSGSSGLLITKSPVIQGINVGHRRALEDFVAEIDRIQLKPAVDTVYPLAELPAALDHLDRGAFGKIVITLV
- a CDS encoding N-acyl homoserine lactonase family protein, producing the protein MRLAASLFAITAILAGTAHAEPADPLQLYTLDCGTLELQDMAMFSDTGEHAGEPGVMAVPCYLIRHGDDWLLWDTGLGDDLAALPEGKDQLGGRWTVRRTLTSQLADLGLVPRDIDYVALSHLHADHSGNIGLFPASTWLLPAEELRWGAAAPAPLGVDAALVAQIPKDKLRFLDGDHDVFGDGQVMILRAPGHTPGHRILLVKLPKSGPVLLSGDLFHTRENYEQSRVPTVNVDRADTLASIDRFAGLAAFLHARVVVQHAPEDFAAMPVFPAFLD
- a CDS encoding cupin domain-containing protein, whose product is MQKVVIEEKFALFQEHWRPKVVAELNGQEVKLVKVSGTFPWHRHEHEDEMFLVWKGRFRIEFRDRIVEMGPGEFVVVPHGVEHRTAADEEAEILIFEPAAVRNTGDVLDDRFTAPDGATV